The following coding sequences are from one Streptomyces sp. NBC_00536 window:
- a CDS encoding response regulator transcription factor, giving the protein MSMDPPLPRILVVDDDPTVAEVVSGYLHRAGYAVEQAADGPAALARAERHRPDLVVLDLMLPGIDGLEVCRRLRASGPVPVIMLTARGDEDERIAGLEVGADDYVTKPFSPRELVLRVTSVLRRSRAAERAQGPAAVAAPPVLTGAGLALDPATHRATKHGTELALTLREFDLLAHFLRHPGRAIGREDLMREVWGWDFGDLSTVTVHVRRLRAKIEDDPGSPRLIQTVWGVGYRFDAGPDGSVGGPRESV; this is encoded by the coding sequence ATGAGCATGGACCCCCCTCTCCCGCGGATCCTCGTCGTGGACGACGACCCGACCGTCGCCGAGGTCGTCAGCGGCTACCTGCACCGCGCCGGATACGCCGTGGAGCAGGCCGCCGACGGCCCCGCCGCCCTGGCCCGCGCCGAGCGCCACCGGCCCGACCTGGTCGTCCTGGACCTGATGCTGCCGGGGATCGACGGGCTGGAGGTGTGCCGGCGGCTGCGCGCGAGCGGGCCCGTACCGGTGATCATGCTGACCGCGCGCGGCGACGAGGACGAGCGCATCGCCGGACTGGAGGTCGGCGCGGACGACTACGTCACCAAACCCTTCAGCCCGCGCGAACTCGTCCTGCGGGTCACCTCCGTCCTGCGGCGCAGCCGCGCGGCCGAACGGGCCCAGGGTCCGGCCGCGGTCGCCGCCCCGCCGGTGCTCACGGGCGCCGGTCTGGCGCTCGACCCGGCCACGCACCGGGCCACCAAGCACGGGACCGAGCTGGCCCTGACCCTGCGCGAATTCGATCTGCTGGCCCACTTCCTGCGCCACCCCGGGCGGGCGATCGGCCGCGAGGACCTGATGCGGGAGGTGTGGGGCTGGGACTTCGGGGACCTGTCCACGGTCACCGTGCACGTACGGCGGCTGCGGGCGAAGATCGAGGACGATCCCGGCAGCCCCCGGCTCATCCAGACCGTGTGGGGCGTGGGCTACCGTTTCGACGCCGGGCCGGACGGGTCCGTCGGCGGTCCGCGGGAGTCGGTATGA